The Lampris incognitus isolate fLamInc1 unplaced genomic scaffold, fLamInc1.hap2 scaffold_168, whole genome shotgun sequence genomic sequence gagaaaagccaccacggctttgttcatcccagagccgtaggtgatgttctcatagccgacctgttctcctgcagccaggagacccTGTTCCACAGTGTACAGAGAGTCAGCCATGACTCTAGACTCTAatcccgtgtctgatagacaggggaggcgagccctcaccggggaggggcgccatactgcacaccaccaaactcccaccagctactccagtcactttccaacaaccaacgaCGAAGTAAAAGTAAACTCCTCTCACCTCACCACGTAGAGAACCAGTAAACTATTCCAAAAAACACTCAAGCTCATTCACCACCCCCACTCACACTGACGCACCCAACGTCCCAGCATGCAgcccagacagagagagagagagatgacaaagACAAGAATGGAAAAGGATAGAGGTAAAGAgaaggaaaagagggaaaaaggaggaaaaacaagagacagacagatgttttATTACAACATCTGTCTCCTCTGTTCATCTCGACAGTGATGGAGGACTGAATGAAGGAAGGTGAATCTGCTGCCCTGAATCAGAGCAGAACAACTGAATCAGACAGGAGGAAGAAGGAGGGTGTGATGATGGTGTGATGATGGAGGGGTGTACCTGGCTGATGGACAGAGCTGCTCTGGGTTCGCTCAGCATGTCTGAAGGAGTGTCTGCTGAGTTCTGGAAAAAGAGGAGAGATGTGACGAGAAGAGGCAACAAGGGAAAAGAATCACTCTAACACGGCTCTTTAGAAAATGccacatcttcatcatcatcatcaggttttTGCTGAACATTATGCTGATTATCACCTGTAGCCCCTCTGCCTGCGAAGCTTAAAATACAGAAAATGTCATTCACATGATCAACAATGAGTTGATCATGTGAATGAAGGCCATCTGTCATTTAATGGAACACATGTGAGCGGCTCTGCTGCAGAAATGAACTCCAGCAATACATATCAGTTTGTTCATCTCCTATCCCACCTGAACTGGACATGTGCTGGATGTGCGACATGGATACTGAAGTTATTTGAGAAAAACACTTAATGACTGCAGCCCACTTTAAAATCACTTTCACGTCCATTAAGTTCAGTGTGGCCACACGCAGGCAGGGGGTGCTGGTGTAACACAGACTGACCTGGGCCAGGCTCTGGACTAATCCCCGGACCTCATGCAGGACTCTcctcagctgcatctcagtgctgGATGGGGTCTGGAAGCCACCTGGTGCAGGACTATGAGCCAGCCCCGGCTGAAGACCCAGACCCAGGGCAGATGCGGGTGGGTGGTGGGGGCTGTAACTATGGTAGGATGAGGCAGGGGAGGGGGTGTGACTGTACGAACCAACAGGCAGCTGAGCATGGATGTAGCTTTGATCGGCTATTGTGGTGCTTGTAGGCTGATGGAGAAAGGTGAGGCCGCTGTGCTGAGGGATTGTGGGAGCTGGAGGCTGGTACAGAATGCCTGGACTACTGTGGTGGGGAAAGGGATGGGAGGGGTACCGGTAGCACTGATGCAGACTGGGGACACTGGGATATGACTGGAAGGGGCCAGGATACTGAGCTGGGCACGGACAAGGGAAGGGACTAGcaatagcattagcattagcattagttaAATGACTCCAGCTATGGTTGTTCTGGTTGGTGTTCTGCTTCTGATGTAAGTGGCCAGGCTGCTGCTGATCAGAGGACAGATCAGGAACACTCTGGGTGCTCCAGGAGCGAGTATAACCTCCTAACAGCCTCCCAAAACCATCAGGAGGAGGACTGGGGCTTGGCAGACAATAGGAGGATGGGATTAGGTGGCGGGGAATGGGTTTAGGGATTGTGGGGGTGAAAGTGTCCATGTTGAGACAAGATGAGTGGTCATTAGTGTGAGAGGAGGCAGGCTTTATGACCAGAGTAGACATGCACTTGGTttgctccccctcctcctcctcctcctggtagGCGTATTGGTAGGAGTATTTTGGgggggtggaggctgccatgccccCGCTCCCAAACTGGATCCTCATAGAGGAGACCACGCGGGtcggagagaggaaggaggatggCAGTGAGGAAGACCTCTGCAGAGGAAGGCGTCTCTCTCTGGGCACTGCCAGACCCTGATGGCAGGAGGAGGCCTGCTTCAGAACCTGCTGGACCAGAGAGGCGTCTGACACACCACACAAACCCTCCATTCCTGTGCGTGTGTTTGGGTCGGACTGGttgtgtgagtgcatgtttgGGTCAgacgggttgtgtgtgtgtgtgtttgggtcagactggctgtgtgtgtttggatcagacgggttgtgtgtgtgcatgtttggatcggactggttgtgtgtgtttggatcagactggttgtgtgtgtgtgtgtttgggtcagactggctgtgtgtgtttggatcagactggttgtgtgtgtgtgtgtttgggtcagACTGGCTCCTCCTAGTTCCTGTTCTGGTTGGTTCTTCAGTTGGGAGCTGGTGGACTGAGTACTGAAGGACTTCTTCAGAACTCCCATCGTGTTCCTCTGTCTCTGTAGAACATCCATCAGGCTCCTCCTCCTCTGCGCCAACCAGCCTATCAAATGCCGGCTGTTC encodes the following:
- the LOC130132779 gene encoding protein ITPRID2-like yields the protein MGQVTGQGVGQVIEQIMGQDLLRSASQHSDSSGFAEEPLTDCPSSLKLQESSDSCDSETTVTSRLSHDVATPLALEQPAFDRLVGAEEEEPDGCSTETEEHDGSSEEVLQYSVHQLPTEEPTRTGTRRRMEGLCGVSDASLVQQVLKQASSCHQGLAVPRERRLPLQRSSSLPSSFLSPTRVVSSMRIQFGSGGMAASTPPKYSYQYAYQEEEEEGEQTKCMSTLVIKPASSHTNDHSSCLNMDTFTPTIPKPIPRHLIPSSYCLPSPSPPPDGFGRLLGGYTRSWSTQSVPDLSSDQQQPGHLHQKQNTNQNNHSWSHLTNANANAIASPFPCPCPAQYPGPFQSYPSVPSLHQCYRYPSHPFPHHSSPGILYQPPAPTIPQHSGLTFLHQPTSTTIADQSYIHAQLPVGSYSHTPSPASSYHSYSPHHPPASALGLGLQPGLAHSPAPGGFQTPSSTEMQLRRVLHEVRGLVQSLAQNSADTPSDMLSEPRAALSISQLSLAELQHKRRSLNAFRSHMMDLELSIIRQQALVYTHMSPTDRLQVEQLQALRTAVRDELKDLEYQLEDRLQYTHAMGLHRGGSVDSLSAASALRAMEPVSDLLREQLHLQSELDYEGHTPSAGPSSRSSSPIRTNSGQKSEVYRASINITPAAPPRPITHTAERERFEQDEGGRDEGRRWVDQQQERAGAEGGAGDGVAIGNLQLLIQKIRESVVQEVRREIFNELMDVVSPQRSHSVTTEQPL